AAGCTGCGCATGCTCGGCACGGCGGCCTGTCCGCCGTACCACCTGGCCATCGTGGTGGGCGGAACCTCGGCGGAATACACGCTGAAAACGGCCAAGCTGGCGAGCGCGCGTTTCCTGGACACCCTGCCGACGGAGGGCAACGAGTACGGACAGGCCTTCCGGGACCTCGACATGGAGGCCAGGGTGCTGAAGATGAGCCAGGAAATCGGCATCGGCGCGCAGTTCGGCGGGAAGTACTTCTGCCACGACGTGCGGGTGGTCCGCATGCCCCGGCACGGTGCTTCCTGTCCAGTGGGCATTGCGGTTTCCTGCGCCGCCGACCGCCAGATCCTGTCGAAGATCACGCGGGACGGAATCTTCCTGGAACAGCTGGAAACCGAGCCTTCCAAATACCTGCCGGAGATCGCGGACGAGACGCTGGGCGGCGAGGTGGTGGAAATCGACCTGAACCGGCCCATGTCCGAGGTCCGCGCGACGCTCAGCAGCTACCCGGTCGCCACGCGCCTTTCCCTGACGGGTCCCATGATCGTCGCCCGGGACATCGCCCATGCCCGGCTCAAGGAGCGGCTCGACGGCGGCGAGGACCTGCCGCAGTACTTCAAGGACCTGTGCGTCTACTATGCGGGCCCGGCCAAGACGCCGGAAGGGTACGCTTCGGGGTCCTTCGGACCCACGACGGCGGGTCGCATGGACACCTACGTGGACCAGTTCCAGGCGGCCGGCGGTAGCATGGTCATGCTCGCCAAGGGTAATCGGTCCGTCCAGGTCACCAACGCCTGCAAAAAGCACGGCGGGTTCTATCTCGGGTCCATCGGAGGGCCGGCCGCGCGGCTGGCCAAGGACTCCATCCGGGAGGTTTCGATGGTGGAGTACCCCGAACTGGGCATGGAGGCCATCTGGCGCATCCAGGTGGAGAAATTCCCGGCCTTCATCGTGGTGGACGACAAGGGCAACGACTTCTTCTCGGGGTTCATGCGCCGGAACTGACTAGTTCCAACTCCAGGTGGGTTTCGGGCATACGGCCGTCCACCAGGACCAGGGGTTGCCACGTCCACGTGGCCTGCCAGCGATGACCGCGCTGGTCGATCACCTGCCGGCGCAGCAGGCCGATCCGCCATACGTCTCCCGGAGCGGGAACGGCGTTCTGGCCAGCGGCCAGCCACTTCAAGCCTGCCCACGGCAAGGCCAACTCCACGGTCCAGCCCCGGTCGACCCGGTCCCTTGTGCCCGGTTCGCCATCCACTTTCACCCCGGTCCGCAACCCGGGCATGCGCCAGTCCGAAAAGGCCCAGCGCATGGCACGGATGTCGGTCCGCGTGTGGCCGCCCAGTACCTCGGGCTGGTGGACCGCCAGGTCGAATTCCGGCGCGTGGAACCGGTCGTCGTCCCGGTGGGCTTCCTTCCAGATGTAGCACATTTCCGAGGTGGCGCCCAGCGGATTCACGGCCAGGTCGTAGTACGCGCCGGGACCGGTGATCAGCACGCCTACGTGGCTGTCCTCCCGTACCTCGTGGGTGGATTCTTCCTGGGTAGCCTGTATGTCGCGATCCTCCAGCCAGCACCCGATGTAGAGGCCTTCGTCGTCCCAGGTCATGGCCGCCGTGGTATCGAACAGGGCCCGGGCGCCCGTGTGATCGCTGAACAGCGGAGATCGCTCCGCCCGCGCCCATGATTCCTCGCCCAGATCGCCATCCACGACCAGGTCGCCTCGCGTCCTGCGGCATCGGTACCGTGCGGCCTGTCCGGCTCGTCCGGTCCGGGTTGCCGCCGCGGGGTGCGCGCTGCCGATCACACCCACCTGCTCCGCGCGATTAACCGGTTCATCACTCGTCGCCTGTGGTTCGCCGCTCGTCGATCGCGATTCGTCCTCACCCACCGCTTTCTCGGAGAAATGGATCACGCTGAATCGATCGGGAATGTGCGAATCGTAGATTCCGTGACTGTTCCAGGCCCATCCCGGACACGTCCTGAATCCGCCTTCGTCGATCCACTGGAACCGCGAGAAATCCATGCGCCAGATATCCCCCTCCCGCGCCGGCAGCGAACGCCCGTCCGCGAGATGCTTCAGGCCCTTCCAGGGGAAGGCGATCTCGGCCGTCCATCCCCGGTCCCGGTCGGTCGGGTCGTTGATGGTGCCGTCCACGTGCACCGCCCACTTCATACCAGGCATGTCCCATTGGCGGAACGCCCAGCGGCGTCCGCGCGGATGGGCGTGGCCGGTCTTGATTCCCCCGAGCGTATCCACCAGGTCGGTGCCCTGCAGGTCGAACTCGGGAAACGCGCCGAATCCGGCCTCCACGTAGGCGTTCTGCCAGACGTAGAACCGTTCCATGATGGTTCCCAGGGGGTTCAGTTCGAATTCATAGTAACTGTCTTCCCCGGCGATGAAGACTTCCACGTCGTTCTCCTCGCAGATCATGGAATCGCGCTCCGTGTACGTCGCCCGCACGTCGGGGTCCTCCACCCAGAAGCCCACGAACAGGTAGTCGTCGTCCCAGAGCACCGCGGCCCGCGTGTCGAACAGCCCCGGCCGGCCCGGCTCCTCCAGGTCCTCGAAGCGCGGCGAGCGGACCGCGTGCTGCCACGAAGCCTCGTCGAGGCGACCGTCCACCACGATGGGACCGATGGTCCGGCACGCGGTGTAGTGCTTCAACCCTTCTTCCGAATAACCCCAGTCACTGGTCATGCGCTT
The sequence above is drawn from the Gemmatimonadota bacterium genome and encodes:
- a CDS encoding fumarate hydratase; this translates as MTRSWDRPNATPIAPASKPSTCVSCKETSGLNDYVHRELLPLGEDSTPYRLLTSDHVSSGTFEGRDILKVDSDGLILLADQAIRDSSHLLRPEHLAQLRKILDDPEASDNDRFVAMEMLKNANISAGGILPMCQDTGTIIVTGKKGNRVWTEGDDESALSQGTMNAFLSTNLRYSQQAPLDMFTETNTRTNLPAQIEIYADRGDEYKLMFMTKGGGSANKSYLFQETRALLNEDRFLDFVDEKLRMLGTAACPPYHLAIVVGGTSAEYTLKTAKLASARFLDTLPTEGNEYGQAFRDLDMEARVLKMSQEIGIGAQFGGKYFCHDVRVVRMPRHGASCPVGIAVSCAADRQILSKITRDGIFLEQLETEPSKYLPEIADETLGGEVVEIDLNRPMSEVRATLSSYPVATRLSLTGPMIVARDIAHARLKERLDGGEDLPQYFKDLCVYYAGPAKTPEGYASGSFGPTTAGRMDTYVDQFQAAGGSMVMLAKGNRSVQVTNACKKHGGFYLGSIGGPAARLAKDSIREVSMVEYPELGMEAIWRIQVEKFPAFIVVDDKGNDFFSGFMRRN